One region of Flavobacterium sp. KACC 22763 genomic DNA includes:
- a CDS encoding HPF/RaiA family ribosome-associated protein, which produces MKVQINTDKNIEGSARLESYFSGEVEKSLDRFQDKITRVEIHFGDENGEKFSLHDKKCVIEVRPVKLQPITVTEHADTLEKAFSGALAKAKKTLTSTFEKIKEH; this is translated from the coding sequence ATGAAAGTACAAATCAACACCGACAAAAACATTGAAGGAAGTGCAAGATTAGAAAGTTATTTTTCTGGAGAAGTAGAAAAAAGCTTAGACCGTTTTCAAGATAAAATTACTCGCGTAGAAATTCATTTTGGAGATGAAAATGGAGAAAAATTCAGCTTGCATGACAAAAAATGTGTGATTGAAGTTCGTCCTGTAAAACTACAGCCAATTACGGTTACAGAACATGCCGACACTCTAGAAAAAGCTTTTAGCGGTGCATTGGCCAAAGCTAAAAAAACATTGACGAGCACTTTCGAGAAGATAAAAGAACATTAA
- a CDS encoding nuclear transport factor 2 family protein, producing the protein MKKTLLLLLFVASFANAQTDKIKINQTLDAWHKAAGEVKYDAYFNVLADDAIYIGTDATENWTKKEFAIWAKPFFDKGTTWNFKALERHIFFDKSGKIAWFDELLDTQMKICRGSGVLIKVGNEWKIQHYVLSMTIPNDEVDAVTKIKAPIEDALIAKLQKK; encoded by the coding sequence ATGAAAAAAACACTTTTACTCCTTTTATTTGTTGCTTCTTTTGCCAATGCGCAAACAGACAAAATCAAAATCAATCAGACTCTTGACGCTTGGCACAAAGCTGCTGGCGAGGTAAAATACGATGCCTACTTTAATGTCTTGGCAGACGATGCCATTTACATCGGAACCGATGCAACCGAAAATTGGACCAAAAAAGAATTTGCTATCTGGGCAAAGCCTTTTTTTGATAAAGGAACGACTTGGAATTTTAAAGCTCTAGAACGTCATATCTTTTTTGATAAATCAGGAAAAATTGCTTGGTTTGATGAATTGCTAGATACACAAATGAAAATCTGTCGCGGTTCTGGAGTTTTAATAAAAGTGGGGAACGAATGGAAAATTCAGCATTATGTGCTGTCAATGACAATTCCGAATGACGAAGTTGATGCCGTAACCAAAATAAAAGCACCAATTGAAGACGCTTTGATTGCAAAACTTCAGAAAAAATAA
- a CDS encoding ammonium transporter, giving the protein MKIEKRWIISFIMISVVCTIGAFWPTVTENNYVLSEFGTTDHIVPADVAWMLTSSCLVLIMTPGLSFFYGGMVGKKNVISTMLQSFICLGVVTLLWVVVAFSLAFGEPVGFGSGDHFYSFFGNPTTFAFMDYVGVLPHKQLASTIPFMLFALFQMKFAIICPAIITGSFAERVRFISYLVFISLFTIFIYAPLCHAVWYPTGVLGSYFGVKDFAGGTVVHMSSGFAALAGVIVLGKRKNSQHIPTNIPFVLLGTGMLWFGWFGFNAGSALAANGTAAMAFATTTTSSAAAMLTWIFFDRMNGRKVSALGACIGAVVGLVAITPAAGFVSVPESMFFGFITALVSNTAVNCKYSKKFDDTLDVFACHGVGGIMGMILTAIFAHGEDASLLHGGWNVFGHHMMALVLVSIFTFFGAYFLFKVTNFIIPLRVSEESEHIGLDLSQHDETLDPKSKPITEPHYG; this is encoded by the coding sequence ATGAAAATAGAAAAACGCTGGATTATCTCCTTTATCATGATAAGCGTCGTATGTACGATAGGGGCATTTTGGCCAACAGTGACCGAAAATAATTATGTTTTATCAGAATTTGGAACTACAGATCATATCGTTCCTGCCGATGTTGCCTGGATGCTTACTTCGAGCTGTCTGGTTTTAATTATGACACCAGGATTGTCTTTCTTTTATGGCGGAATGGTTGGAAAGAAAAACGTTATTTCGACCATGCTTCAAAGTTTTATCTGTTTAGGAGTTGTAACGCTTTTATGGGTTGTTGTAGCATTTAGTTTGGCTTTTGGAGAACCGGTTGGTTTTGGTTCTGGAGATCATTTTTATAGCTTTTTTGGCAATCCGACTACTTTTGCTTTTATGGATTATGTTGGCGTTCTGCCTCATAAACAATTGGCGAGTACGATTCCGTTTATGCTTTTTGCTTTGTTTCAGATGAAATTTGCCATCATTTGTCCTGCAATTATCACAGGTTCATTTGCAGAACGCGTTCGTTTTATTTCTTATTTAGTTTTCATTAGTTTATTCACGATATTTATTTATGCTCCTTTATGCCACGCCGTTTGGTATCCAACGGGCGTTTTAGGAAGTTATTTTGGTGTTAAAGATTTTGCAGGAGGAACTGTGGTACACATGAGTTCTGGTTTTGCTGCTTTGGCTGGAGTAATTGTTTTAGGAAAAAGAAAAAACAGCCAGCATATTCCAACCAATATTCCGTTTGTTTTATTAGGAACAGGAATGCTTTGGTTCGGCTGGTTCGGGTTCAACGCTGGATCTGCTCTTGCTGCCAACGGAACTGCTGCGATGGCTTTTGCAACAACGACAACTTCATCGGCTGCAGCCATGTTGACTTGGATTTTCTTTGACAGAATGAACGGAAGAAAAGTTTCTGCTCTAGGCGCTTGTATTGGTGCTGTTGTTGGTTTAGTTGCCATTACACCTGCCGCAGGATTTGTTTCTGTGCCAGAAAGTATGTTCTTCGGTTTCATTACCGCTTTGGTTTCTAACACAGCTGTAAACTGTAAATATTCTAAAAAATTCGACGATACGCTTGACGTTTTTGCTTGCCACGGTGTTGGCGGAATTATGGGAATGATTCTAACTGCTATTTTCGCTCACGGCGAAGATGCAAGCTTACTTCACGGCGGATGGAATGTTTTCGGACATCACATGATGGCGTTGGTTTTGGTTTCTATCTTTACTTTCTTCGGCGCTTATTTCTTATTCAAAGTAACCAATTTCATTATTCCACTAAGAGTTTCAGAAGAATCAGAACACATCGGATTGGATTTATCTCAACACGATGAAACTTTAGATCCAAAATCAAAACCAATTACTGAGCCACATTACGGTTAA